From Candidatus Aminicenantes bacterium, one genomic window encodes:
- a CDS encoding PAS domain S-box protein has product MNELSFYWLGKAEAKRRYRPLLSLLPYIGAIALVDVAILSFSLDTPVLFIALLGPLILSALYLSPPVHLALSLVFVLNAAILIARLPLSSAPSATALFIAGWLPCFFAGLALQRHQRLDLDSSSRLVRERNAHMQADRLWHRSEEQCRVLAEAIPDILFTLDLDGRIAFLNDVAASLGIKIPPAEDASLAAIFPALESSQRNLVDVALRSAMPFQIEFPHLLDNGFAWFDLRLFPVISPPGRVDYAFGVVRDITARKEIEQKLLHSESAFKNLAEHMRAGVYIFQNGFFRYVNPEFGRMFGASPEQIVGSLPLSSFVHPDDYALVDTSLAARVSGEEDQRRYEFRALAVDGRIFPVEVFSARYEWNGLPAALGLIIDVGTRKSLETDLHASLLEKEILLREVHHRVKNCLQVASSLVGRHAASIPDPAVIKVLQDCQARIRAMAIVHDKLSRSKYATDIEFRAYCLDLAHSLFRALDIDERRIALNIEGDECLIDTTAAGPCGLLVNELLTNALLHAFPDGRTGTITIGLRRSPDRTVEITVADDGIGLPYGFDIMTVEALGMQIVRDLTAQLDGALDVANQPGARFRLVFNDKAYSRRV; this is encoded by the coding sequence ATGAACGAGCTGTCTTTCTATTGGCTCGGCAAGGCCGAGGCCAAGAGGCGATATCGGCCCCTCCTCAGCCTGCTGCCTTACATAGGCGCGATCGCCCTCGTCGACGTCGCGATTCTCTCCTTCTCGCTCGACACGCCGGTCCTCTTTATCGCCCTGCTCGGTCCCCTGATCCTATCCGCCCTTTATCTCTCTCCCCCCGTACACCTCGCTCTGTCGCTCGTCTTCGTGCTCAACGCAGCGATCCTTATCGCCCGCCTCCCCCTGTCGTCCGCGCCCTCCGCGACCGCGCTCTTCATCGCCGGCTGGCTGCCCTGCTTTTTCGCCGGACTCGCCTTACAGCGCCACCAGCGCCTCGATCTGGATTCCAGTTCCCGCCTGGTCCGGGAGCGCAACGCCCATATGCAGGCCGATCGCCTTTGGCATCGGAGCGAAGAACAATGCCGCGTCCTGGCCGAGGCCATCCCCGACATCCTCTTCACGCTCGACCTAGACGGCCGGATCGCCTTTCTCAACGATGTCGCCGCGTCCCTCGGAATCAAAATTCCTCCGGCTGAAGACGCGAGTCTCGCCGCGATCTTCCCGGCCCTCGAGTCTTCGCAGCGGAACTTGGTCGACGTCGCGCTCCGGTCCGCTATGCCTTTCCAGATCGAGTTTCCCCATCTTCTGGACAACGGATTCGCCTGGTTCGACTTGCGGCTTTTCCCCGTCATCTCGCCCCCCGGCCGGGTGGACTACGCATTCGGGGTCGTCCGGGACATCACGGCGCGGAAAGAGATCGAGCAAAAGCTTCTCCATTCCGAAAGCGCTTTCAAAAACCTGGCCGAGCACATGCGGGCGGGCGTCTATATTTTTCAAAACGGGTTTTTCCGCTATGTCAATCCCGAGTTCGGCCGCATGTTCGGGGCCTCGCCGGAGCAGATCGTCGGATCCCTCCCTCTATCGTCCTTCGTCCACCCCGATGACTACGCCCTGGTGGACACAAGCCTTGCCGCCCGCGTCTCCGGCGAGGAGGACCAACGGCGGTACGAGTTCCGCGCGCTGGCCGTGGACGGCCGTATATTTCCGGTCGAGGTCTTCAGCGCCCGGTACGAATGGAACGGTTTGCCGGCCGCCCTTGGCCTGATCATCGACGTCGGCACGCGAAAGAGTTTGGAGACCGACCTCCACGCCTCTCTCCTCGAGAAGGAGATCCTTCTCCGCGAAGTCCATCACCGGGTCAAGAACTGCCTGCAGGTCGCCTCCAGCCTCGTCGGCAGACACGCCGCATCCATTCCCGACCCGGCAGTGATCAAGGTGTTGCAGGATTGCCAGGCCCGGATTCGGGCCATGGCCATTGTTCACGACAAGCTGTCTCGGTCGAAGTACGCGACGGACATCGAATTCCGGGCCTATTGCCTGGATCTGGCCCACTCCCTCTTCCGGGCTCTGGACATCGACGAACGGCGAATCGCCCTGAACATAGAGGGCGACGAATGCCTGATTGACACGACCGCGGCCGGGCCGTGCGGCCTCCTGGTCAACGAGCTGCTCACCAACGCGCTCCTCCATGCCTTTCCGGACGGCCGCACCGGGACGATCACGATCGGCCTGCGCCGCTCTCCCGACCGCACGGTCGAGATCACGGTGGCCGACGACGGTATCGGGTTGCCCTACGGCTTCGACATCATGACGGTCGAGGCCTTGGGAATGCAGATCGTCCGCGATCTCACGGCCCAATTGGACGGCGCCCTGGACGTCGCCAACCAGCCGGGAGCGAGGTTCCGGCTGGTATTCAACGATAAAGCCTACTCCCGCAGAGTCTGA